The following proteins are co-located in the Pseudarthrobacter siccitolerans genome:
- a CDS encoding 3-hydroxyacyl-CoA dehydrogenase family protein: MSKSQLSPGLPSRVGVLGGGRMGAGIAHAFLVKGADVLVIERDEQSAEAARERVESAAAKSIERGAVDANLDELVSRLTVDVDYDTFKDRQLVVEAVPEDWDLKVTALRGIEERLADDAYLASNTSSLSVDGLAGELKRPENFLGLHFFNPVPASTLIEVVLGKRTSPGLAAAAKGWVEALGKTAVVVNDAPGFASSRLGVAIALEAMRMVEEGVASAEDIDAAMVLGYKHPTGPLKTTDIVGLDVRLGIAEYLHSTLGERFAPPQILKDKVARGELGRKTGKGFFDWPS; the protein is encoded by the coding sequence ATGAGCAAATCGCAGCTTTCACCTGGCCTGCCTTCGCGCGTGGGTGTTCTGGGCGGCGGGCGCATGGGTGCGGGCATCGCCCATGCCTTCCTGGTTAAGGGAGCCGACGTACTGGTCATCGAGCGCGACGAACAGTCCGCAGAGGCTGCCCGGGAGCGGGTTGAATCGGCTGCGGCCAAGAGCATTGAGCGCGGCGCCGTTGACGCCAACCTGGACGAACTCGTATCCCGGCTGACAGTGGACGTGGACTACGACACTTTCAAAGACCGGCAGCTGGTGGTCGAGGCAGTGCCCGAGGACTGGGACTTAAAAGTGACGGCACTGCGCGGGATCGAGGAACGGCTGGCCGACGATGCATACCTGGCGTCCAATACCTCGTCCCTGTCCGTGGACGGCCTGGCCGGTGAACTGAAGCGGCCGGAAAATTTCCTGGGGCTTCATTTCTTCAACCCGGTTCCGGCGTCAACGCTCATCGAGGTGGTGCTCGGCAAGCGCACGTCTCCCGGACTCGCTGCTGCCGCGAAGGGGTGGGTTGAGGCACTCGGCAAGACCGCCGTCGTCGTAAATGACGCTCCCGGGTTCGCGTCCTCAAGGCTCGGCGTGGCGATCGCCCTGGAGGCGATGCGCATGGTGGAGGAGGGCGTCGCGTCCGCCGAGGACATCGACGCTGCCATGGTCCTGGGTTACAAGCACCCCACGGGGCCGCTGAAAACAACTGACATCGTGGGGCTGGACGTCCGGCTGGGCATCGCCGAATACCTCCACTCCACCCTGGGTGAACGCTTCGC
- a CDS encoding enoyl-CoA hydratase/isomerase family protein: MAGAVDLAAEKFHALLVEERTDRVVVLLNRPEVRNAIDQQMVDELHVVCTALEQNPKVLIIAGVDGVFASGADIAQLRERRRDDALQGINSTIFVRIAKLPMPVIAALDGYCLGGGAELAYSADFRIGTPNVRIGNPETGLGILAAAGASWRLKELVGEPVAKQILLAGKVLGADEALALNLITGIHEPELLLDAAHELADPIVRQDPLAVRITKSVFHAPAEAHPLIDQLAQGILFESEAKFHRMQKFLDRNADKKAEKNTGMKTDAETGEKNS, translated from the coding sequence ATGGCGGGGGCTGTGGACTTGGCGGCGGAGAAGTTCCATGCGCTGTTGGTGGAGGAGCGCACGGACCGTGTGGTGGTGCTGCTCAACCGTCCCGAGGTGCGGAACGCCATCGACCAGCAGATGGTGGATGAACTCCATGTGGTCTGCACGGCTTTGGAGCAGAACCCGAAGGTGCTGATCATCGCAGGGGTTGACGGTGTGTTTGCCTCGGGAGCGGACATCGCCCAGCTGCGCGAGCGGCGCCGGGATGATGCCCTGCAGGGGATCAATTCCACGATTTTCGTCCGGATCGCCAAGCTGCCCATGCCGGTGATTGCGGCCCTGGACGGGTACTGCCTGGGCGGCGGCGCGGAACTGGCTTATTCGGCTGACTTCCGGATCGGTACGCCGAACGTGCGCATCGGAAATCCGGAAACCGGGCTGGGCATCCTCGCCGCGGCAGGTGCGAGCTGGCGGCTTAAGGAACTGGTGGGGGAACCGGTGGCCAAGCAGATCCTTTTGGCCGGCAAAGTCCTTGGCGCCGACGAAGCTTTGGCACTAAACCTCATCACCGGGATCCACGAGCCGGAACTGCTGCTGGACGCGGCGCATGAACTGGCGGACCCGATCGTCCGGCAGGACCCGCTGGCGGTGCGGATCACCAAGTCGGTGTTCCACGCCCCCGCAGAAGCTCATCCGCTCATTGACCAGCTGGCCCAGGGCATCCTTTTTGAGTCCGAGGCCAAGTTCCACCGGATGCAGAAGTTCCTCGACAGGAACGCAGATAAGAAGGCCGAAAAGAACACCGGCATGAAAACCGACGCCGAAACCGGAGAGAAGAATTCATGA
- a CDS encoding thiolase family protein, whose protein sequence is MAATAGPQAFLVGGVRTPVGKYGGALSSIRPDDLAALVIREAVHRAGLDPDSIDEVILGNANGAGEENRNVARMATLLAGLPLHIPGITVNRLCASGLSAIIQASHMIKAGAADIVIAGGVESMSRAPWVQEKPTAAFAKPGQIFDTSIGWRFTNPRFHKGELARDGKMTYAMPETAEEVARVDGISREDADAFAVRSHQRALDAIAAGRFKDEIVPVTVKARKSEHVVDTDEGPREGTTLDVLAGLKPVTHGGTVVTAGNSSSLNDGASAIIVASEAAIERLGLMPRARIIDGASAGCEPEIMGIGPVPATQKILKRSGLSVGDLDAVELNEAFATQSLACIRRLGLEPDIVNNDGGAIALGHPLGSSGARIAITLLGRMEREDAKVGLATMCIGVGQGTAMLLEKV, encoded by the coding sequence ATGGCTGCAACCGCAGGTCCGCAGGCTTTCCTTGTTGGCGGGGTCCGAACGCCGGTGGGCAAATACGGCGGCGCGCTGTCGTCCATCCGCCCTGATGACCTTGCAGCCCTGGTGATCCGGGAAGCGGTGCACCGGGCGGGCCTGGATCCGGACAGCATCGACGAAGTCATCCTGGGCAATGCCAACGGGGCCGGGGAGGAAAACCGGAACGTGGCGCGGATGGCCACCCTGCTCGCCGGGCTGCCCCTCCACATCCCGGGCATTACCGTCAACAGGCTCTGCGCCTCCGGTCTGAGCGCCATCATCCAGGCGAGCCACATGATCAAGGCCGGCGCCGCGGACATCGTGATTGCCGGCGGTGTTGAATCCATGAGCCGGGCTCCCTGGGTCCAGGAGAAGCCCACCGCGGCTTTCGCCAAGCCGGGCCAGATCTTCGATACGTCCATTGGCTGGCGCTTCACGAATCCCCGGTTCCACAAGGGTGAACTGGCCCGCGACGGCAAGATGACCTACGCCATGCCGGAAACCGCGGAGGAAGTAGCCCGCGTTGACGGCATTTCCCGCGAGGACGCCGACGCCTTCGCCGTCCGCTCCCACCAGCGGGCCTTGGACGCCATCGCTGCCGGCCGCTTCAAGGACGAGATCGTCCCCGTCACCGTCAAGGCCCGCAAGTCCGAGCACGTGGTGGACACCGATGAAGGCCCCCGCGAGGGCACCACCCTGGACGTCCTTGCCGGGCTGAAGCCGGTAACGCACGGCGGGACCGTGGTCACCGCCGGCAACTCCTCGTCCCTCAATGACGGCGCTTCCGCGATCATCGTTGCCTCGGAGGCGGCCATCGAGCGGCTGGGCCTGATGCCGCGGGCGCGGATCATCGATGGCGCCTCGGCCGGCTGCGAGCCGGAAATCATGGGCATCGGTCCCGTGCCGGCAACGCAGAAAATCCTGAAGCGGAGCGGCCTCAGCGTCGGTGACCTTGACGCCGTCGAACTCAACGAGGCCTTTGCCACGCAGTCCCTGGCGTGCATCCGCCGGCTGGGCCTGGAACCGGACATTGTGAATAACGACGGCGGCGCCATCGCTTTGGGGCACCCGCTGGGTTCCAGCGGGGCCAGGATCGCCATTACGCTGCTGGGGCGGATGGAGCGTGAGGACGCCAAGGTGGGGCTGGCGACGATGTGCATTGGTGTGGGTCAGGGTACGGCGATGCTGCTGGAGAAGGTCTGA
- a CDS encoding pentapeptide repeat-containing protein, whose translation MAASTGRSGAAKAAASKVAAPRVTPVVLEDLAEDPEQGFRRGERHDGGRYSRVEADGLELAGTDFAECEFQGISFNDTQLRGSSFRDCILGELYSPVFRAARTTWRDVELRNPRLGSAELYESGWQSVRIDGGKLDFLNLRGAKLTDVLITDCIINELDLGSAAGTRVALKNCTVGSLDLSGARLKDFDLRGTEFRSISGLGSLAGVVIDEFQLGLLAPLLAAHLGVTVL comes from the coding sequence GTGGCGGCTTCAACTGGCCGGAGCGGCGCCGCCAAGGCCGCCGCATCTAAAGTTGCTGCCCCCAGGGTCACGCCTGTTGTGCTGGAAGACCTGGCCGAGGATCCCGAGCAGGGTTTCCGGCGCGGGGAAAGGCACGACGGCGGCCGGTACAGCCGCGTGGAGGCCGACGGCCTGGAACTGGCCGGCACGGACTTCGCCGAGTGTGAGTTCCAGGGCATCTCCTTCAACGACACCCAGCTCCGCGGCTCTTCCTTTCGCGACTGCATTCTGGGCGAGTTGTATTCCCCCGTTTTCCGGGCTGCCCGGACCACGTGGCGGGACGTTGAGCTGCGTAACCCGCGGCTGGGCTCGGCCGAACTGTATGAGAGCGGCTGGCAGTCCGTGCGCATCGACGGCGGCAAGCTGGATTTCCTCAACCTGCGGGGCGCCAAGCTCACGGATGTGCTGATCACTGACTGCATCATCAACGAACTGGACCTCGGTTCAGCAGCAGGGACCCGGGTGGCGTTGAAGAACTGCACCGTCGGGTCGCTGGACCTCAGTGGGGCAAGACTCAAGGACTTCGACCTTCGCGGCACCGAATTCCGCAGCATCAGCGGACTCGGCAGCCTGGCCGGCGTGGTGATCGATGAATTCCAGCTGGGCCTGTTGGCGCCCCTGCTGGCAGCGCATCTGGGCGTCACGGTCCTCTAA
- a CDS encoding SRPBCC family protein, protein MEHSTSLTQHIQAPPEKVWSVITDIPGSAATLSGVESVQLLTDGPYGEGTRWKETRKMFGRAETVEMWVAETEPNRSTTVRAEQGGADYTTRFSLSPRDAGTDLTLTFAAEVIKPTVASKILMLLFGRMGMAATRKALTKDLAEIAAKAELLA, encoded by the coding sequence ATGGAGCACAGCACCAGCCTCACCCAGCACATCCAGGCGCCACCGGAAAAAGTCTGGTCCGTCATTACGGATATCCCCGGCTCGGCGGCCACCCTTTCCGGAGTGGAGTCCGTTCAACTCCTCACCGATGGCCCGTATGGCGAGGGGACGCGCTGGAAGGAGACCCGGAAGATGTTCGGCAGGGCTGAAACCGTGGAGATGTGGGTGGCCGAGACTGAGCCGAACCGCAGCACCACCGTCAGGGCCGAGCAGGGCGGAGCGGACTACACCACCCGGTTCAGCCTGTCCCCGCGGGACGCCGGCACGGACCTCACCCTCACGTTCGCTGCCGAGGTCATCAAGCCCACTGTTGCCAGCAAAATCCTGATGCTGCTGTTCGGCCGGATGGGCATGGCCGCCACCCGCAAGGCCCTCACCAAGGACCTCGCGGAGATCGCCGCCAAAGCGGAATTGCTCGCGTAG
- a CDS encoding CsbD family protein, whose amino-acid sequence MGLGDKISNAAEDLGGKAKEATGNATDNDRLKAEGQADQVKADAKKVGESVKDEFKRD is encoded by the coding sequence ATGGGCCTCGGAGACAAGATCAGTAACGCAGCAGAAGATCTCGGCGGCAAGGCCAAGGAAGCAACGGGCAACGCGACCGATAACGACCGCCTGAAGGCCGAAGGCCAGGCCGACCAGGTCAAGGCTGACGCCAAGAAGGTGGGCGAAAGCGTCAAGGACGAGTTCAAGCGCGACTAG
- a CDS encoding DNA polymerase IV produces the protein MSEPGLVGESWVLHVDLDQFIAAVEVLRRPELAGKAVIVGGRGDPTERAVVSTASYEARVFGVGSGMPLRIAARKVPEAVILPVDHEAYLEASEKVMAVLRSQPGATVQVLGWDEAFIGVQTDNPEAYARQVQRAVLEETRLHCSVGIGDTLVRAKVATSFGKPAGVFRLTEANWLEVMGSRPTTELWGVGTKISRRLATLGIKTVAGLAGSNPEDLVPEFGPRMGPWYAQLGRGDGSRTVDDTPWVARGHSRETTFQHDLTESGQIEDAVRELAAHVLEDVAAEGRPVVGLTLKVRYAPFITKTYARKIPEISDPAEVLARTLDLVAKIEPERPIRLLGLRAEMTMPDDSRQGHTPTRSGW, from the coding sequence GTGAGTGAACCGGGGCTTGTAGGCGAATCTTGGGTGCTGCATGTGGACCTCGACCAGTTCATCGCCGCCGTCGAGGTGCTCCGCCGGCCCGAGCTCGCGGGCAAGGCGGTGATCGTTGGCGGCCGCGGCGATCCCACCGAGCGGGCCGTCGTCTCGACGGCGTCCTACGAAGCCAGGGTGTTCGGCGTGGGCTCCGGAATGCCGCTGCGCATCGCCGCGCGGAAAGTGCCCGAGGCTGTGATCCTGCCCGTGGACCACGAGGCCTACCTGGAAGCGTCCGAAAAAGTCATGGCGGTGCTGCGTTCACAACCCGGCGCTACAGTCCAGGTGCTCGGCTGGGATGAAGCGTTTATCGGCGTGCAGACGGATAATCCCGAGGCGTACGCCCGGCAGGTGCAGCGTGCCGTCCTTGAGGAGACGCGGCTGCACTGCAGTGTGGGCATCGGCGACACCCTGGTCCGGGCAAAGGTGGCGACGTCGTTCGGCAAACCCGCCGGCGTCTTCCGGCTCACAGAAGCGAACTGGCTCGAGGTCATGGGGAGCCGGCCCACCACCGAGCTGTGGGGCGTGGGAACGAAGATTTCCCGCCGCCTTGCCACGCTCGGCATCAAGACGGTCGCCGGGCTCGCGGGGTCCAATCCGGAGGACCTGGTCCCCGAGTTCGGGCCGAGGATGGGCCCCTGGTATGCGCAGCTGGGGCGGGGCGACGGTTCGCGGACGGTGGATGACACGCCCTGGGTGGCCCGCGGGCACAGCCGCGAAACCACCTTCCAGCATGATCTGACGGAATCCGGGCAGATTGAGGACGCCGTCAGGGAGTTGGCGGCGCACGTCCTGGAGGATGTCGCGGCCGAGGGGCGGCCGGTGGTGGGGCTGACGCTCAAGGTCCGCTACGCCCCGTTCATCACCAAGACGTACGCCAGGAAGATCCCCGAGATATCGGACCCCGCGGAAGTACTCGCCCGCACCCTCGACCTGGTGGCGAAAATCGAGCCGGAGCGCCCCATCCGGCTCCTCGGTTTGCGGGCCGAAATGACGATGCCGGATGACTCCCGGCAGGGGCATACGCCAACCCGCAGCGGATGGTGA
- a CDS encoding amino acid permease: MPQSTPTDLQNPAAPSTAVDPSLSAEGYSKTLGRRHVTMIAMGGAIGVGLFMGAGGRLASTGPALIFSYAIAGVIAYLLMRALGELIMYRQTSGSFVSYAGEMFGKKGAYLSGWMYFINWGMTGIAELIAIGLYFQFFFPNVPVEASAIAALALLVAVNLLSVKAFGEFEFWASCLKVGAILIFLAVGTFMVVTNAQVGDGHASVANLFAGEGGMFPKGALVMVLVLNAVIFAYNGIELVGITAGEMQDPEREVPKAVRAVVLRIVVFYVGSVTLLAMLLPSDQYVAGTSPFVTVFGQMGLAWVGDVMNMIVITAALSSCNSGLYSIGRVFRTMANNGHAPQWLTKMSKRHVPYAAILAIAVFYLVGILLNIWLGGSYAFDLALNSASIGVIFCWGAIFASQIVLRHRKGVTSSLPMPGSPWTSWAGLIGLLAITVLIGFDTMTSKSGEVFYLGLWTLATIPFFAVVLWLGWQKVKNNEPKSELYS, encoded by the coding sequence GTGCCTCAAAGTACCCCCACAGATCTCCAGAACCCCGCGGCACCATCCACCGCCGTCGACCCCTCCCTCAGCGCCGAGGGTTACAGCAAGACGCTGGGCCGGCGCCACGTCACCATGATCGCCATGGGCGGCGCCATCGGCGTCGGCCTGTTCATGGGTGCCGGCGGCCGGCTGGCCTCCACTGGCCCGGCCCTGATTTTCTCCTACGCCATTGCCGGCGTCATCGCCTACCTGCTGATGCGGGCGCTGGGCGAACTCATCATGTACCGCCAGACCTCCGGCTCATTCGTCAGCTACGCCGGCGAGATGTTCGGCAAAAAGGGCGCCTACCTCTCCGGCTGGATGTATTTCATCAACTGGGGCATGACCGGCATCGCGGAATTGATCGCGATCGGCCTGTACTTCCAGTTCTTCTTCCCCAACGTCCCGGTGGAAGCCTCCGCCATCGCCGCACTGGCGCTGCTGGTGGCAGTCAACCTGCTAAGCGTCAAGGCGTTCGGCGAGTTCGAATTCTGGGCCTCCTGCCTCAAGGTGGGCGCCATCCTGATCTTCCTGGCAGTGGGCACCTTCATGGTGGTCACCAACGCCCAGGTGGGCGACGGCCATGCGTCGGTCGCCAACCTCTTCGCCGGTGAGGGCGGCATGTTCCCCAAGGGCGCACTGGTGATGGTCCTGGTCCTCAATGCCGTGATCTTTGCCTACAACGGCATCGAACTGGTGGGCATCACCGCCGGGGAGATGCAGGACCCGGAACGCGAAGTGCCCAAGGCCGTGCGCGCCGTCGTCCTGCGCATCGTGGTGTTCTACGTTGGCTCCGTGACCCTGCTGGCCATGCTGCTGCCGTCCGACCAGTACGTGGCGGGCACCTCACCGTTCGTCACCGTCTTTGGCCAGATGGGCCTGGCCTGGGTGGGCGACGTGATGAACATGATCGTCATCACCGCCGCACTGTCCTCCTGCAACTCCGGCCTGTACTCCATCGGCCGCGTGTTCCGCACCATGGCCAACAACGGCCACGCACCCCAGTGGCTCACGAAGATGTCCAAGCGGCACGTTCCGTACGCGGCCATCCTCGCCATCGCGGTGTTCTACCTGGTGGGCATCCTCCTCAACATCTGGCTGGGCGGTTCCTACGCGTTCGACCTGGCACTGAACTCGGCCTCCATCGGCGTCATCTTCTGCTGGGGTGCCATCTTCGCCAGCCAGATTGTGCTGCGCCACCGCAAGGGTGTCACCTCCAGCCTGCCGATGCCCGGTTCGCCGTGGACCAGCTGGGCCGGCCTAATTGGCCTCCTGGCCATCACGGTGCTCATCGGCTTCGACACGATGACCAGCAAGAGCGGCGAGGTGTTCTACCTGGGCCTCTGGACCCTGGCCACCATCCCGTTCTTCGCGGTGGTCCTGTGGCTGGGCTGGCAGAAGGTCAAGAACAACGAGCCCAAGAGCGAGCTGTACAGCTAG
- a CDS encoding Rieske (2Fe-2S) protein: protein MSTEATAGAKTFVLGPVEQIPLGEGRAFAVDGGQVAVFRLRDGSLRALPAVCPHRGGPLADGTLDLNVVVCPLHQHAFDLATGCSTTGADNLRPYTVSTDGQQNLVLQLPV from the coding sequence ATGAGCACCGAGGCCACTGCGGGAGCAAAAACCTTCGTCCTGGGGCCGGTGGAGCAGATTCCGCTCGGCGAGGGCAGGGCCTTCGCCGTGGACGGCGGGCAGGTGGCCGTGTTCCGGCTTCGGGACGGCTCGCTCCGGGCGCTCCCGGCGGTTTGTCCGCACCGGGGAGGCCCGCTGGCCGACGGGACCCTTGACCTCAACGTGGTGGTGTGTCCGTTGCACCAGCATGCGTTTGACCTGGCCACGGGCTGCTCCACCACCGGCGCGGACAATCTCCGCCCTTACACCGTGTCAACGGACGGGCAGCAGAATCTGGTTCTGCAGCTCCCGGTGTAG
- the nirB gene encoding nitrite reductase large subunit NirB, protein MTSVLDAPRTRPSGQGPSGPGPRRRLVVIGNGMAGARAVEEILARGGAGQLTITMFGDEPYGNYNRIMLSHVLSGEESDADIFLNSLSWYQDNGITLHPGVRVDRIDRFTKHVFSNDGRVTPYDTLVIATGSRSHMPPMDGLYTPAGSVKPGVFGFRTIDDTRKMVAYAQDEHHRRAVVIGGGLLGLEAAYGLRSNGIEVVVVHSAGHLMSAQMGPDGGAVLRRSVEALGIGVLTGSRTTAVLGRDRVTGVSLRDGTDIACDMVVVAAGIRPNVDLAVLSGLPVERAIVVDDRLRVEDEDDIYAVGECVQHRGEVYGLVAPLWEQAVVLANHVTGADTSAMYLGSRTATKLKVAGVEVASMGLHGPELDTDEHIVFSEPSRGVFKSIVVRDNKMVGATLLGDSRKVAYLTEAYDRGLPLPEERIGLMFDLGTPDGDAGVAELSDDAQVCNCNGISKKTLVDAVRGGCATVAEAMEATRAGKGCGSCKLLVRQVVEWAADGAVEEDPAASYYVPAIPLDKTALMAEIRKRGLRSVSAVFQALAPGGEDARSKMGLASLLKMMLADQYIDERDARFINDRVHANIQRDGTFSVVPQMKGGVTSVQQLRRIADVAEKHNVPLIKLTGGQRIDLLGIRKEDLPQVWADLDMPSGYAYGKSFRTVKTCVGKDFCRYGTGDSTRLGIELESRFQGIEAPAKLKLAVSGCPRNCAESLVKDVGVVAVEGGRWEIYVGGAAGAHIRKGDLLATVDDPEEVKVLAGRFMQYYRERANWLERTYSFVPRVGIEHLRNVIVADSEGLAARLDAAMQDSVDSYEDPWTERGDAMTPGQFRTSLPLTVLPQVPVQ, encoded by the coding sequence ATGACCAGCGTCCTGGACGCTCCGCGGACCCGGCCATCTGGGCAAGGTCCCTCCGGGCCGGGCCCGCGCCGCCGGCTGGTGGTGATCGGCAACGGCATGGCCGGTGCCCGGGCGGTGGAGGAAATCCTCGCCCGGGGCGGTGCCGGACAGCTCACCATCACCATGTTTGGCGATGAACCCTATGGAAACTACAACCGGATCATGCTCAGCCACGTCCTCTCCGGCGAGGAAAGCGACGCCGATATTTTCCTGAACTCCCTGTCCTGGTACCAGGACAACGGCATCACGCTGCATCCCGGCGTCAGGGTGGACCGGATCGACCGTTTCACGAAGCACGTCTTCTCCAACGATGGCAGGGTGACACCCTACGACACCCTGGTCATCGCCACCGGCAGCCGCTCCCATATGCCGCCAATGGACGGCCTTTACACGCCCGCAGGGTCCGTGAAGCCGGGCGTGTTCGGGTTCCGCACCATCGACGACACCCGCAAAATGGTGGCGTATGCCCAGGACGAGCATCACCGCCGCGCTGTGGTGATCGGCGGGGGACTGCTGGGGCTTGAAGCAGCCTACGGCCTGCGCAGCAACGGGATCGAGGTGGTCGTGGTCCATTCTGCTGGTCATCTGATGAGCGCGCAGATGGGGCCCGACGGCGGTGCGGTGCTCCGCCGCAGCGTGGAGGCCCTGGGCATCGGGGTACTTACCGGCAGCCGCACCACGGCTGTGCTGGGACGCGACCGGGTCACCGGGGTCAGCCTCCGCGACGGCACCGACATCGCGTGCGACATGGTGGTGGTGGCCGCAGGAATCCGCCCCAACGTGGACCTCGCCGTCCTCAGCGGCCTGCCCGTGGAACGGGCCATCGTGGTCGATGACAGGTTGCGGGTCGAGGACGAGGACGACATTTACGCGGTGGGGGAGTGCGTCCAGCACCGCGGCGAGGTGTACGGCCTGGTGGCACCGCTCTGGGAGCAGGCCGTGGTGCTGGCCAACCATGTGACAGGGGCGGACACTTCCGCCATGTACCTGGGCTCCCGCACGGCCACCAAGCTGAAGGTGGCCGGCGTCGAAGTGGCCTCCATGGGCCTGCACGGACCCGAACTCGACACGGATGAACATATCGTTTTCTCCGAGCCCAGCCGCGGCGTCTTCAAATCCATCGTGGTCCGGGACAACAAGATGGTGGGCGCCACGCTCCTTGGCGACAGCCGCAAGGTGGCCTACCTGACCGAGGCGTACGACCGCGGACTGCCCCTGCCCGAGGAACGGATCGGGCTGATGTTCGATCTTGGGACCCCCGATGGGGACGCCGGAGTTGCCGAGCTGAGCGACGATGCCCAGGTGTGCAACTGCAACGGCATCAGCAAAAAGACACTTGTGGATGCGGTGCGGGGCGGCTGCGCCACCGTTGCCGAAGCCATGGAGGCCACCCGCGCCGGCAAGGGGTGCGGCTCGTGCAAGCTGCTGGTGCGGCAGGTGGTGGAATGGGCGGCGGATGGAGCCGTGGAAGAGGACCCCGCGGCCAGCTACTACGTCCCCGCCATTCCCCTGGACAAGACGGCTTTGATGGCCGAAATCCGGAAGCGCGGGCTGCGTTCGGTCTCGGCCGTGTTCCAGGCACTGGCTCCTGGCGGTGAAGACGCCAGGTCCAAGATGGGGCTTGCCTCGCTGCTGAAGATGATGCTGGCGGACCAGTACATTGACGAACGCGACGCCCGGTTCATCAACGACCGCGTGCACGCCAACATCCAGCGGGACGGCACGTTCTCAGTGGTGCCCCAGATGAAGGGCGGGGTGACGTCGGTCCAGCAGCTGCGCCGGATCGCCGATGTTGCCGAGAAGCACAACGTCCCGCTGATCAAGCTGACCGGCGGGCAGCGGATCGACCTGCTGGGAATCCGCAAGGAGGACCTGCCGCAGGTGTGGGCGGACCTGGACATGCCCTCGGGTTATGCGTACGGGAAGAGCTTCCGCACAGTGAAGACCTGTGTGGGCAAGGACTTCTGCCGCTACGGGACCGGGGATTCCACCAGGCTTGGCATTGAGCTCGAATCCCGCTTCCAGGGGATCGAAGCGCCGGCCAAGCTGAAGCTGGCGGTGTCCGGATGTCCCCGGAACTGCGCGGAGTCGTTAGTCAAGGACGTGGGAGTTGTGGCGGTGGAAGGCGGCCGGTGGGAGATCTATGTGGGTGGTGCTGCCGGCGCCCACATCCGCAAGGGCGATCTCCTCGCCACCGTAGATGATCCTGAAGAGGTCAAGGTCCTCGCCGGCAGGTTCATGCAGTACTACCGGGAACGCGCCAACTGGCTGGAACGGACGTACTCGTTTGTCCCCCGGGTTGGCATCGAGCATCTGCGGAACGTTATTGTCGCCGACTCGGAGGGCCTTGCGGCCCGGTTGGACGCCGCCATGCAGGATTCCGTTGACAGCTACGAGGACCCCTGGACCGAGCGCGGGGACGCAATGACCCCCGGACAGTTCCGCACCTCCCTGCCGCTGACGGTCCTCCCGCAGGTACCCGTCCAATGA
- a CDS encoding molybdopterin oxidoreductase, whose protein sequence is MLTKNLFLQGIFPFQGAGMEKPVPIHSELSHYVPDGVINQTLYFRGGNSSPEMITVVLLRNGVPMRYFPIGAKSDVHVPLRVVEDIEGGSAIELYLAAPEGVSGSVVIDLGMVEH, encoded by the coding sequence ATGCTGACCAAGAACCTTTTCCTCCAGGGCATCTTCCCCTTCCAGGGCGCGGGCATGGAAAAGCCGGTGCCCATTCATAGCGAGCTCTCGCATTACGTCCCGGACGGGGTCATTAATCAGACGCTCTACTTCCGCGGCGGCAATTCGAGCCCGGAAATGATCACCGTGGTCCTCCTGCGTAACGGGGTGCCCATGCGGTACTTTCCCATCGGTGCCAAAAGCGACGTCCATGTTCCGCTGCGGGTGGTGGAGGACATCGAGGGCGGGTCGGCCATCGAGCTGTACCTGGCCGCCCCGGAGGGCGTCAGCGGGTCCGTGGTGATCGACCTGGGCATGGTGGAACACTGA